In a genomic window of Candidatus Microthrix parvicella Bio17-1:
- a CDS encoding acetyl-CoA acetyltransferase, translating into MSSHGISDQVAIVSMGCTPFKEHWDKGADDLLVDAVTQTTGAVGLTPNDIDAYWLGTSQSGASGMMAAGPLKLEGKPVSRVENYCATGSEALRNAAYAVASGAYDTALAVGVEKVKDGGYQGLNAFPYPTDGTQRTLTAAAMFSLVAPAYARRYGIDEDDLRRVLATIASKNHYNGARNPLAQFRKEMDVDAICAMPAVAGRLGVFDCAGVADGSSAAMIVRAEDAHKYCDNPLYIKALSLVAGNGSGLLDPDYDYTTFPECVAAGEDAYAQAGITDPRTELAMAEVHDCFTPTELVLMEDLGFSKRGEAYTDVTDGVFDLKGDLPINSDGGLKSFGHPVGASGLRMIYELWLQLRGEAPEDRRIATADRGLGLTHNLGGYPGEMVSFVGIFGV; encoded by the coding sequence ATGAGTTCGCACGGCATCTCCGATCAGGTCGCCATCGTCTCGATGGGGTGCACACCCTTCAAGGAGCACTGGGACAAGGGTGCCGACGACCTGCTGGTCGATGCGGTCACCCAGACCACCGGCGCCGTCGGCCTCACCCCCAACGACATCGACGCCTACTGGCTTGGCACCTCCCAGTCGGGCGCCTCGGGCATGATGGCCGCAGGTCCACTCAAGCTGGAGGGCAAGCCGGTCAGCCGGGTGGAGAACTACTGCGCCACCGGCTCCGAGGCGCTGCGCAACGCCGCCTACGCCGTCGCGTCCGGCGCCTACGACACCGCCCTGGCGGTCGGCGTCGAGAAGGTGAAGGACGGCGGTTATCAGGGCCTCAACGCCTTCCCGTACCCCACCGATGGCACCCAGCGCACCCTCACCGCCGCCGCCATGTTCTCGCTGGTCGCACCCGCGTACGCCCGCCGCTACGGCATCGACGAGGACGACCTGCGCCGCGTGCTGGCCACGATCGCCTCGAAGAACCACTACAACGGCGCCCGCAACCCGCTGGCCCAGTTCCGCAAGGAGATGGACGTCGACGCCATCTGCGCCATGCCGGCGGTGGCCGGGCGCCTCGGCGTGTTCGACTGCGCCGGTGTGGCCGACGGGTCGTCCGCGGCGATGATCGTGCGGGCCGAGGATGCGCACAAGTACTGCGACAACCCGCTGTACATCAAGGCGCTCAGCCTGGTGGCCGGCAACGGCTCGGGCCTGTTGGACCCCGACTACGACTACACCACGTTCCCCGAGTGCGTCGCCGCCGGCGAGGACGCCTACGCGCAGGCCGGTATCACCGACCCCCGCACCGAGCTTGCCATGGCCGAGGTGCACGACTGCTTCACGCCCACCGAGCTGGTGCTGATGGAGGACCTGGGCTTCTCCAAGCGCGGCGAGGCCTACACCGACGTCACCGACGGCGTCTTCGACCTCAAGGGCGACCTGCCCATCAACTCCGACGGCGGCCTGAAGAGCTTTGGCCACCCGGTCGGCGCCTCCGGCCTGCGCATGATCTACGAGCTGTGGTTGCAGCTGCGGGGCGAGGCCCCCGAGGACCGCCGCATCGCCACCGCCGACCGGGGCCTCGGCCTCACCCACAACCTGGGTGGCTACCCGGGCGAGATGGTCAGCTTCGTCGGCATCTTCGGCGTTTAA
- a CDS encoding OB-fold domain-containing protein, which yields MRGILSSGASIPHNRLQRSAIGSFLGSGGAKGSRAVASFDEDTSTLAVAASRQAIEALQPEALWFATAEPTYLEKSNAGVIHAALRLDESVPALDFGGAARSGLGALIAAACGTQRVLVTAADIRTGLPGSPDEVDGGDAGAALLLGDEADGPLLAEFLGSASASREFLDRWRLPDEPNARAWEERFGEGQLTAAALGALDRLLEQLSLPRGDVAELIVTGCSGRAVKAVGRKVGADANPLAATVGNTGGTDPLLRLIDALERHDAGATVVILHLADGADAVAFRATGTKAENAGHRTIAQQVATGDDNLAYSRFMAWRGVLTQQPPNRPPPNRPSASAAARHADWKYGFVGSRDRTSGALHLPPARVSFKGQALDDMEPAPMADVQATIVTFTVDKLVYSQSPPVVFAVVDFDGGGRLPVELTDCRPDEVEVGSKVEMTFRRLNMAEGIANYFWKGRLVRTGEQAGAQS from the coding sequence GTGCGCGGCATTCTCTCCTCCGGGGCCTCGATCCCCCACAACCGACTCCAACGCTCGGCCATCGGGTCGTTTCTCGGCTCCGGCGGCGCCAAGGGTTCCCGGGCGGTGGCGTCCTTCGACGAGGACACGTCCACCCTGGCGGTAGCAGCAAGCCGTCAGGCGATCGAAGCGCTGCAACCTGAAGCGCTGTGGTTCGCAACGGCCGAACCCACCTACCTGGAGAAGTCCAACGCCGGCGTGATCCACGCCGCGCTGCGCCTCGACGAGTCGGTGCCCGCGCTCGACTTCGGTGGGGCCGCCCGCTCCGGCCTCGGCGCGCTCATCGCCGCCGCCTGCGGCACCCAGCGGGTGCTGGTGACCGCCGCCGACATCCGCACCGGCCTGCCCGGCTCCCCGGACGAGGTCGACGGCGGCGACGCCGGCGCCGCCCTGCTGCTCGGCGACGAGGCCGACGGTCCGTTACTGGCAGAGTTTCTCGGCTCGGCCAGCGCCTCGCGCGAGTTCCTTGACCGCTGGCGCCTGCCCGACGAGCCCAACGCCCGGGCGTGGGAGGAGCGCTTCGGCGAGGGTCAGCTCACCGCAGCCGCACTGGGCGCACTCGACCGCCTGCTCGAACAGCTCAGCCTGCCCCGTGGCGACGTCGCCGAGCTGATCGTCACCGGCTGCTCCGGCCGGGCGGTGAAGGCGGTCGGCCGCAAGGTGGGGGCCGACGCCAACCCGCTGGCCGCCACCGTCGGCAACACCGGCGGCACCGACCCGCTGCTGCGCCTCATCGACGCCCTCGAGCGCCACGACGCCGGCGCCACCGTTGTCATCCTGCACCTGGCCGACGGCGCCGACGCAGTTGCGTTCCGGGCGACCGGCACCAAGGCAGAGAACGCCGGCCACCGCACCATTGCCCAGCAGGTGGCCACCGGTGATGACAACCTCGCCTACTCCCGCTTCATGGCGTGGCGAGGCGTGCTCACCCAGCAGCCGCCCAACCGCCCCCCGCCCAACCGCCCGTCGGCCTCCGCCGCGGCGCGGCACGCCGACTGGAAGTACGGCTTCGTCGGCAGCCGCGACCGCACCAGCGGCGCACTGCACCTGCCCCCGGCCCGGGTGTCGTTCAAGGGCCAGGCCCTCGACGACATGGAGCCCGCACCGATGGCCGACGTGCAGGCCACGATCGTCACCTTCACGGTCGACAAGCTGGTGTACTCGCAGTCCCCCCCGGTGGTGTTTGCGGTGGTCGACTTCGACGGCGGCGGCCGCCTGCCGGTGGAGCTCACCGACTGCCGCCCCGACGAGGTGGAGGTGGGCTCCAAGGTGGAGATGACCTTCCGTCGGCTCAACATGGCCGAGGGCATCGCCAACTACTTCTGGAAGGGCCGCCTGGTCAGAACGGGTGAGCAAGCGGGAGCGCAATCATGA
- a CDS encoding polysaccharide biosynthesis protein, whose product MATPLGPRSTALIERLGGVHRRAVMGSLDSLSWFFAVLATSSLAFIESRKAFDIGVALGLALLAAGLQMAAGWAVGLYRKAWRAGSVEEVHRVARAATITTLGLVLCTLLITDARRQVAAVLLAGPLAGFMQLGVRLALRSAGEKLRAAGNSREGRRPALVFGAGTAGSRVIDAMLNEDSDLYPVGLLDDDKRLANLRVRSVSVLGTRADLARVATATGAEVLVMAMPTTSPDEWASIGRDARDCGLEVLNLPPVTQLFGSVTVKDFKPVSTQDLLGRDQVRTGLMDISNYLSDKRVLVTGAGGSIGSELCRQIRQFDPASLVMLDIDDTSLQELQISLDGHGLLDNRALVIASVRDAQRMVEVFETHRPQVVFHAAALKHLPLLEQNPDEGFKTNTLGSLNVLEAAAAAGVERVVNVSTDKAADPTSVLGLTKRQAERLTASFAASGRPGTYLSVRFGNVLGSRGSMLPTFRRQIAAGGPVTVTDPDATRYFMTVEEAVGLVIDAGAVGSSGEVLVLDMGEPVKIADVAHRLANEADPPVDVVFTGLRPGEKLHEVLTSLDEDAARPHHPLISHVPVAPYSDDERQVLCDQIREVAPGWISARESRKPDDGSVLTLRQVTG is encoded by the coding sequence ATGGCTACTCCCCTCGGCCCAAGGTCGACGGCACTCATCGAGCGGCTCGGCGGCGTGCATCGGCGCGCGGTCATGGGCTCGCTCGACTCGCTCTCGTGGTTCTTCGCCGTGCTCGCCACCTCGTCGCTGGCCTTCATCGAATCCCGCAAGGCGTTCGACATCGGCGTCGCGCTGGGCCTGGCCCTGCTGGCGGCCGGGCTTCAGATGGCCGCCGGTTGGGCGGTCGGCCTGTACCGCAAGGCCTGGCGCGCCGGTTCGGTCGAGGAGGTCCACCGGGTGGCGCGGGCCGCCACGATCACCACGCTCGGTCTGGTGCTGTGCACCCTGCTCATCACCGACGCCCGCCGCCAGGTGGCCGCCGTGCTGTTGGCCGGGCCGCTGGCCGGCTTTATGCAGCTGGGCGTGCGCCTCGCGCTGCGCTCGGCCGGCGAGAAGCTGCGTGCGGCCGGCAACTCCCGCGAGGGCCGGCGTCCGGCGCTGGTGTTCGGCGCCGGCACGGCGGGCAGCCGCGTGATCGATGCCATGTTGAACGAGGACTCCGACCTCTACCCGGTGGGCCTGCTCGACGACGACAAGCGGCTGGCCAACCTGCGCGTGCGGTCGGTGTCGGTGCTGGGCACGCGGGCCGATCTGGCCCGGGTGGCCACGGCCACCGGCGCCGAGGTGCTGGTGATGGCCATGCCAACCACGTCGCCCGACGAGTGGGCGTCGATCGGGCGGGACGCCCGCGACTGCGGCCTCGAGGTGCTCAACCTGCCGCCGGTCACCCAGCTGTTCGGCTCGGTCACGGTGAAGGACTTCAAGCCGGTGTCCACCCAGGACCTGCTCGGCCGCGACCAGGTGCGCACCGGGCTGATGGACATCTCCAACTACCTCAGCGACAAGCGGGTGCTCGTCACCGGTGCGGGCGGTTCGATCGGCTCGGAGCTGTGTCGCCAGATCCGCCAGTTCGATCCGGCCAGCCTGGTGATGCTCGACATCGACGACACGTCGCTTCAGGAGCTCCAGATCAGCCTGGACGGCCACGGGCTGTTGGACAACCGGGCGTTGGTCATCGCCTCGGTGCGCGACGCCCAGCGCATGGTCGAGGTATTCGAGACCCACCGCCCCCAGGTGGTGTTTCACGCCGCTGCGCTCAAGCACCTGCCGCTGTTGGAACAGAACCCGGACGAGGGCTTCAAAACCAACACGCTGGGCTCGCTCAACGTGCTGGAGGCCGCCGCGGCCGCCGGCGTCGAACGGGTGGTCAACGTGTCGACCGACAAGGCGGCCGACCCCACCTCGGTGTTGGGCCTCACCAAGCGCCAGGCCGAGCGTCTCACCGCCAGCTTCGCCGCTTCGGGCCGTCCCGGCACCTACCTGTCGGTGCGCTTCGGCAACGTGCTGGGCAGCCGCGGCTCGATGCTGCCCACCTTCCGCCGACAAATCGCCGCCGGTGGGCCGGTGACGGTGACCGACCCGGACGCCACCCGCTACTTCATGACCGTCGAAGAGGCGGTCGGCCTGGTGATCGACGCCGGTGCGGTGGGCAGCTCGGGCGAGGTGCTGGTGCTCGACATGGGCGAGCCGGTGAAGATCGCCGACGTCGCCCACCGCCTGGCCAACGAGGCCGACCCGCCGGTCGACGTGGTGTTCACCGGCCTGCGCCCCGGCGAAAAACTGCACGAGGTGCTGACGTCGCTCGACGAGGACGCCGCCCGCCCGCACCACCCGCTGATCTCCCACGTGCCGGTCGCGCCCTACAGCGACGACGAGCGGCAGGTGCTGTGCGACCAGATCCGCGAGGTGGCCCCCGGGTGGATCTCGGCGAGGGAATCACGCAAACCTGACGACGGTTCGGTTCTGACACTCCGTCAGGTGACGGGTTAG
- a CDS encoding magnesium and cobalt transport protein CorA, producing MIVDCAVYRDGVRLAGDRTPASVAAELATPPPTEHEPGGVDHDSVDGERPVPREFAWVGLANPLASELAQVREAFDIHPLTIEDALSPRERPKVERIEGTLSMVLRTARYLDATEEVDFGQITVLLGDDFVVVVRIGDAVRLEGVRRRMETHPERLHYGPAAVLVSILDEVVDAYGPVLDGIENDIDEVETQVFAQGVRPGQPTERLYYLLREVLQTQRATSPVREQVAALMDGDEVPEGAKPYLRDVADHLADVVDRSANARALLSSALEANLTQVSLRQNEDMRKMSAWVSILAVPTMIAGIYGMNFSHMPELESQIGYPLILSLMAAICFALYRGFRRSGWL from the coding sequence ATGATTGTTGATTGCGCGGTGTACCGCGACGGCGTCCGCTTGGCGGGCGACCGCACGCCCGCGTCGGTGGCGGCCGAGTTGGCCACGCCGCCCCCGACGGAGCACGAGCCGGGCGGCGTCGACCACGACAGCGTCGATGGCGAGCGTCCCGTACCCCGCGAGTTCGCGTGGGTGGGGCTGGCAAACCCGCTGGCCTCCGAGCTGGCCCAGGTGCGTGAAGCGTTCGATATTCATCCCCTGACCATCGAGGACGCGCTCTCGCCACGGGAGCGTCCCAAGGTGGAGCGCATCGAGGGCACGTTGTCGATGGTGTTGCGCACGGCCCGCTACCTGGATGCCACCGAGGAGGTGGACTTCGGGCAGATCACCGTGCTGCTCGGTGATGACTTCGTCGTCGTGGTGCGCATTGGCGACGCGGTGCGTCTCGAGGGGGTTCGTCGGCGCATGGAGACCCACCCCGAACGGCTGCACTACGGCCCTGCCGCAGTGCTGGTGAGCATCCTCGATGAGGTCGTCGACGCCTACGGCCCGGTGTTGGACGGCATCGAGAACGACATCGACGAGGTGGAGACCCAGGTGTTCGCCCAGGGCGTCCGCCCCGGCCAGCCCACCGAGCGGCTCTACTACCTGCTGCGTGAGGTGTTGCAGACCCAGCGGGCCACCAGCCCGGTGCGCGAGCAGGTGGCCGCACTGATGGACGGCGACGAGGTGCCCGAGGGCGCCAAGCCCTACCTGCGCGATGTGGCCGACCACCTGGCCGACGTCGTCGACCGCTCAGCCAATGCCCGCGCGCTGCTCAGCTCGGCGCTGGAGGCCAACCTCACCCAGGTGTCGCTGCGCCAGAACGAGGACATGCGCAAAATGTCGGCCTGGGTGTCGATCCTGGCGGTGCCCACGATGATCGCCGGCATTTACGGCATGAACTTCAGCCACATGCCCGAGCTCGAGTCTCAAATCGGCTATCCGCTGATCCTCAGCCTCATGGCGGCCATTTGTTTTGCCCTGTACCGGGGATTTCGACGGTCCGGCTGGCTGTAG
- a CDS encoding glutamine synthetase family protein, with amino-acid sequence MTTDGPLDLETLALEAAEGTLDTVVVAFSDMTGRLLGKRVTARFFLDHVVDRGGHQGEGIEACNYLLTTDVEMNVIPGYRYATWEAGYGDFRAVPDLRTLRRIPWLEATALVLCDLADHDGNPVSVSPRQILRDQLKRAEAAGFSVKMGSELEFFLSPDTYEQLAEAGFRPPRTRGWYNLDYHILQTSKDEPIIRRIRNEMLGANIPIEFSKGEAAPGQHEINLRYSDALEMADNHTVFKNGVKEIAHLEGESATFMAKPFAEQPGSSCHIHTSLWSPDGDTPLSGGDAGDGMSADMRAFVAGLQTHLADLTLLGAPNLNSYKRYQPESWAPTATVWALDNRTAGLRLVGHGAGLRIESRIPGADANPYLAFAGVIAAGLAGIEAGLDCGDPYLGNAYAATSEDGTALTHVPWNLPDATTAFRHSDVANAAFGEDVMFHLVHGAEEEWKAFHRSVSDWEYRRGYERL; translated from the coding sequence ATGACCACCGACGGTCCGCTCGATCTGGAAACCCTGGCCCTCGAAGCCGCCGAAGGGACCCTCGACACGGTCGTCGTGGCGTTCTCCGACATGACCGGCCGTTTGCTGGGCAAGCGGGTGACCGCCCGCTTCTTCCTCGACCACGTCGTCGACCGCGGCGGTCACCAGGGGGAGGGCATCGAGGCGTGCAACTACCTGCTGACCACCGACGTCGAAATGAACGTCATTCCCGGATACCGCTACGCCACGTGGGAGGCGGGTTACGGCGACTTCCGGGCTGTTCCCGATCTCAGGACGCTTCGGCGCATCCCCTGGCTGGAGGCGACGGCGCTGGTGCTGTGCGACCTGGCCGATCACGACGGCAATCCGGTCTCGGTGTCGCCACGCCAGATCCTGCGGGACCAATTGAAGCGGGCAGAGGCGGCCGGTTTTTCGGTGAAGATGGGCTCCGAGCTCGAGTTCTTTCTGTCGCCGGACACCTACGAGCAGTTGGCCGAGGCCGGGTTCCGCCCACCCCGCACCAGGGGCTGGTACAACCTGGATTACCACATTCTGCAAACCAGCAAGGACGAGCCGATCATCCGGCGAATCCGCAACGAGATGCTGGGCGCCAACATTCCGATCGAGTTCTCGAAGGGTGAGGCGGCGCCCGGCCAGCATGAGATCAACCTGCGCTACTCCGACGCGCTCGAGATGGCCGACAACCACACCGTCTTTAAGAACGGCGTCAAGGAGATCGCCCACCTCGAGGGCGAGTCGGCCACCTTCATGGCCAAGCCGTTCGCAGAACAGCCGGGTTCGTCGTGTCACATCCACACCTCGCTGTGGTCACCCGACGGCGACACGCCGCTCAGCGGCGGCGACGCCGGCGATGGCATGAGCGCCGACATGCGGGCCTTCGTCGCGGGCCTGCAGACCCACCTGGCCGACCTCACGCTGCTGGGCGCCCCCAACCTCAACAGCTACAAGCGCTATCAGCCCGAGTCGTGGGCGCCGACCGCCACGGTGTGGGCGCTCGACAACCGCACGGCCGGGTTGCGCCTGGTGGGTCACGGCGCCGGGTTGCGCATCGAAAGCCGCATTCCCGGCGCGGACGCCAACCCCTACCTGGCGTTCGCCGGGGTGATCGCCGCCGGGCTGGCCGGCATCGAGGCGGGCCTGGACTGCGGCGACCCCTACCTCGGCAACGCTTACGCCGCCACCAGCGAGGACGGCACGGCCCTCACCCACGTGCCATGGAACCTGCCGGACGCCACCACGGCATTCCGGCATTCCGACGTGGCCAACGCGGCGTTCGGGGAGGACGTGATGTTCCACCTGGTGCACGGTGCCGAGGAGGAATGGAAGGCGTTCCACCGGTCGGTCAGCGACTGGGAGTACCGCCGGGGCTACGAACGCCTGTGA
- a CDS encoding P1 family peptidase, which translates to MATDTTAPTQSDGEVIAHMLAGFGGGGARGRGVVRVGHWTDVRARTGVTVVLLPEGSIGSAEVRGGAPATREFDVLAPTATVTRLDAVVLSGGSAFGLGAVDGVVTGLAAAGRGFVTAGGVVPIVAGMSLFDLAVGSPHIRPGATEGALATAAVLGAAATPDIRDGAPATGAVGAGAVGAGAVGAGAGATVSKWRGRDVAVPGGLVTATICEGGFTVTALVAANAFGDVIGQGPANLPWPNMVPSDLVGSSFGQNTTLGVIVTDAALTKSECLVLAQGAHDGYARAITPPHCRVDGDAVVAAATGTVPAASAEDPRRLGQVELLRWMAVRATADALATLAEVAPAGPIPWIDPPV; encoded by the coding sequence ATGGCAACCGACACGACTGCGCCGACGCAATCCGACGGCGAGGTGATCGCCCACATGCTGGCGGGCTTCGGGGGTGGGGGAGCGCGTGGCCGCGGCGTTGTTCGTGTCGGCCACTGGACCGACGTCCGCGCCCGTACCGGCGTCACCGTGGTGCTGCTGCCGGAGGGATCGATCGGCTCGGCCGAGGTGCGGGGTGGAGCGCCCGCCACCCGGGAGTTTGACGTGCTGGCGCCAACGGCCACCGTGACGCGCCTGGACGCCGTGGTGCTTTCCGGCGGATCGGCCTTTGGGCTCGGTGCCGTCGACGGCGTGGTGACCGGGCTCGCCGCCGCAGGCCGGGGCTTTGTCACCGCCGGGGGAGTCGTGCCCATCGTGGCGGGGATGTCGCTGTTCGACCTGGCCGTTGGCTCGCCCCACATCCGTCCAGGCGCCACCGAAGGCGCCCTCGCCACTGCGGCCGTGCTCGGTGCGGCGGCCACCCCGGACATCCGTGACGGAGCGCCTGCTACCGGGGCGGTTGGTGCCGGGGCGGTTGGTGCCGGGGCGGTTGGTGCCGGAGCGGGCGCCACCGTCTCGAAGTGGCGAGGTCGCGACGTTGCGGTGCCGGGAGGGCTGGTGACCGCCACCATCTGCGAGGGCGGGTTCACCGTGACCGCCCTGGTGGCGGCGAACGCATTTGGCGACGTGATCGGCCAGGGCCCGGCCAACCTGCCCTGGCCCAACATGGTGCCGTCAGACCTCGTCGGGTCGTCCTTCGGTCAGAACACCACCCTCGGTGTGATCGTGACCGACGCCGCGCTCACCAAGAGCGAGTGCCTCGTGCTGGCCCAAGGCGCCCACGACGGGTATGCCCGGGCGATCACCCCGCCACACTGCCGGGTGGACGGCGACGCGGTGGTGGCCGCCGCCACCGGCACCGTCCCCGCGGCTTCTGCCGAGGACCCCCGCCGACTCGGCCAGGTGGAGCTCCTGCGCTGGATGGCGGTGCGGGCCACCGCCGACGCCCTTGCCACGCTCGCCGAGGTCGCGCCTGCGGGCCCCATCCCGTGGATCGACCCGCCCGTCTGA
- a CDS encoding glucose 1-dehydrogenase, which produces MSPDPENPTTSDSTGTPGGHVADADIQPAPGRDRAAGRLDGKVALITGAATGLGRVGAERFAAEGAAVVVADVADPTSTVAAIEAAGGKAIGVFCDVTDAKAVQAAVDAAEEHFGKLDVMYNNAGISMADDDGPTSTPREVWVRTLEVNVIGVAECCSAGIPALKRAGGGSIINVASFVAHLGAATPQIAYTASKGAVLSMTREIATVHARENIRANALCPGPVLTPLLAKYMADDAARQRRLVQIPMGRFGQPEEIVSGALFLASDESSFMTGQSLLIDGGITAAYTTPE; this is translated from the coding sequence ATGAGCCCAGATCCAGAGAACCCGACCACGTCAGACAGCACCGGCACCCCGGGCGGCCATGTGGCCGACGCCGACATCCAACCGGCCCCCGGGCGCGATCGGGCGGCCGGACGTCTGGACGGCAAGGTGGCGTTGATCACCGGCGCCGCCACCGGCCTGGGCCGGGTTGGGGCGGAACGCTTTGCAGCCGAGGGTGCGGCGGTGGTTGTGGCCGACGTGGCCGACCCCACCTCCACGGTGGCCGCCATCGAGGCGGCGGGCGGCAAAGCGATCGGGGTGTTCTGCGACGTGACCGACGCCAAGGCCGTCCAGGCCGCCGTCGACGCCGCCGAGGAACACTTTGGCAAGCTCGACGTGATGTACAACAACGCCGGCATCTCGATGGCCGACGATGACGGCCCCACATCCACTCCACGTGAGGTGTGGGTGCGCACCCTCGAGGTCAACGTCATCGGCGTTGCGGAGTGCTGCTCGGCCGGTATTCCGGCCTTGAAGCGCGCCGGTGGCGGCTCGATCATCAACGTGGCCAGCTTCGTCGCCCACCTGGGCGCCGCCACCCCACAGATCGCCTACACCGCTTCGAAGGGCGCCGTGCTCTCGATGACCCGCGAGATCGCCACCGTGCACGCCCGCGAGAACATCCGGGCCAACGCCCTGTGTCCCGGGCCGGTGCTCACCCCGTTGCTCGCCAAGTACATGGCCGATGACGCAGCCCGCCAGCGCCGCCTGGTGCAGATCCCCATGGGCCGCTTCGGCCAGCCCGAGGAGATCGTGTCCGGCGCCCTGTTCCTCGCTTCCGACGAGTCCAGCTTCATGACCGGCCAGTCCCTCCTCATCGATGGAGGCATCACGGCGGCCTACACCACACCCGAGTAA
- a CDS encoding aldehyde dehydrogenase family protein yields the protein MSSELFELIVAGQRRPAADGATFTTYNPATGEPLGEVAQAGASDLDAALDAARASFADGTGEWATTSATERGRVLANAARLIRERADEFADTEVADAGHTITDARWEAGAMADVFDYYAGAANKHFGDVIPVRDPGMMTVSRVPVGVCALVVPWNFPSYIATWKLGPALAAGNSVIVKPASLTPLGALLLGQVLVDAGVPSGCVSVLPGPGSTLGSALVSDPRVDKVSFTGDTSTGTSILMSAAPNITRVSLELGGKSAAVVFDDGDVALAAAEIPISVFANAGQDCCARSRVLVQRSVLGEFTDALVERTKALRVGDPTDPETEIGPMISAGQRDQAVDYLSIGAAEGARLVTGGETADPGFFMNPAVLTNVANDSRVGQEEIFGPVAAVIAFDDEAEAIRLANDSPYGLSGSVWTGDVGRALRVSRSIRTGVLSVNSNSSVRYEAPFGGFKQSGMGRELGMAALDHYTESKMVFFAER from the coding sequence ATGTCATCTGAGCTGTTTGAACTGATCGTCGCCGGACAACGGCGCCCCGCCGCCGATGGCGCCACCTTCACGACCTACAACCCCGCCACCGGCGAGCCACTCGGCGAGGTGGCCCAGGCGGGTGCATCCGATTTGGACGCCGCGCTGGATGCCGCCCGAGCGTCGTTCGCTGACGGAACGGGGGAGTGGGCCACCACCTCGGCCACCGAACGGGGCAGGGTGCTGGCCAACGCCGCCCGGCTGATCCGGGAGCGGGCTGACGAGTTTGCCGACACCGAGGTGGCCGACGCCGGACACACGATCACCGACGCCCGCTGGGAGGCGGGCGCCATGGCAGACGTGTTCGACTACTACGCAGGGGCCGCCAACAAGCACTTCGGCGACGTCATCCCGGTACGCGACCCGGGCATGATGACCGTGTCTCGCGTGCCGGTGGGTGTGTGCGCCCTGGTGGTGCCGTGGAACTTCCCCAGCTACATCGCCACCTGGAAGTTGGGCCCTGCGCTGGCTGCCGGCAACTCGGTGATCGTCAAACCGGCGTCCCTCACCCCACTTGGTGCGTTGCTGTTGGGCCAGGTGCTCGTGGACGCAGGGGTTCCGTCCGGGTGCGTTTCGGTGCTGCCCGGACCCGGCTCCACGCTGGGCTCGGCGCTGGTGTCCGACCCCCGGGTGGACAAGGTGTCGTTCACCGGCGACACCTCCACCGGCACCTCCATCCTGATGTCGGCTGCACCCAACATCACCAGGGTGTCGCTGGAACTGGGTGGCAAGTCGGCGGCAGTCGTCTTCGACGACGGCGACGTTGCGCTTGCCGCCGCCGAGATTCCCATCTCGGTGTTCGCCAATGCCGGGCAGGACTGCTGCGCACGGTCGAGAGTGCTGGTGCAACGCTCGGTGCTGGGCGAGTTCACCGACGCGCTCGTCGAGCGAACCAAGGCGCTGCGGGTGGGCGACCCAACCGACCCGGAGACCGAGATCGGCCCGATGATCTCGGCCGGTCAGCGGGATCAAGCGGTGGACTACCTGTCGATCGGCGCCGCCGAGGGCGCCCGGTTGGTCACCGGCGGCGAGACGGCCGATCCGGGGTTCTTCATGAACCCTGCGGTGTTGACGAACGTGGCCAACGATTCCCGGGTGGGCCAGGAGGAGATCTTCGGGCCGGTGGCGGCGGTCATCGCCTTCGACGACGAGGCCGAGGCGATTCGGCTGGCCAACGACAGCCCCTACGGCCTCTCCGGCTCGGTGTGGACCGGAGACGTTGGCCGGGCGCTGCGCGTCTCCCGATCGATCCGAACCGGAGTGCTCTCGGTGAACTCCAACAGCTCGGTGCGCTACGAGGCCCCGTTTGGCGGGTTCAAGCAGTCGGGGATGGGCCGGGAACTCGGTATGGCGGCCCTGGACCACTACACAGAATCGAAGATGGTCTTCTTCGCCGAGCGCTGA